The Nitrospirota bacterium genome has a segment encoding these proteins:
- a CDS encoding superoxide dismutase: protein MPYTAKDYTKLIGTEGFSETLLKNHFTLYQGYVTNTNKVMDALEQMLKEGKTGTPEFAELKRRLGWEFNGMRLHEYYFENLGGKGGINKHGRLAGKLTEGYGSYEAWEKEFKAVGAMRGIGWTVLYQDTSNEKLINFWINEHDISHPAGCNPLLIMDVFEHAFMIDYGLKRADYIEVFFKNINWDAAEARLQ from the coding sequence ATGCCTTACACGGCAAAGGATTATACAAAACTTATCGGGACGGAGGGGTTCAGCGAGACGTTGCTTAAAAATCATTTCACGTTGTATCAGGGCTATGTAACCAACACAAATAAAGTTATGGATGCGCTTGAGCAGATGCTTAAAGAAGGTAAAACAGGCACGCCGGAGTTCGCCGAATTAAAGAGGCGTCTTGGCTGGGAATTTAACGGGATGAGGCTTCATGAATACTATTTTGAAAATCTTGGAGGCAAAGGCGGAATTAACAAACACGGCAGGCTTGCCGGGAAATTGACAGAGGGTTATGGAAGTTATGAGGCATGGGAAAAGGAATTTAAGGCAGTAGGCGCAATGCGCGGCATCGGATGGACTGTGCTTTATCAGGATACTTCAAATGAAAAACTTATTAACTTCTGGATAAACGAGCATGATATATCTCACCCGGCAGGCTGTAATCCTTTATTAATAATGGATGTATTTGAACATGCCTTTATGATTGATTACGGGTTAAAGAGGGCTGATTACATAGAGGTATTTTTTAAGAATATAAACTGGGATGCCGCAGAGGCACGGCTTCAATAA
- a CDS encoding FixH family protein translates to MVKNSFFGIVFICALFIVCSGSVFSHGKKAKALPHFKEGVTKVSENELFSIEIVPDPAQPKTGKNKVKVYLHDAEGRDLEDAKVELEVWNKDKGELSAGKPKTIEMGQGEYIIRNVIYDTPGKYEFRVRVTKDNDIDRAVFDVEVK, encoded by the coding sequence ATGGTGAAAAACAGTTTTTTTGGGATAGTCTTTATTTGCGCTTTATTTATTGTCTGCTCTGGAAGTGTTTTTTCCCATGGGAAAAAAGCAAAAGCCCTTCCGCATTTTAAAGAAGGTGTGACAAAGGTGTCTGAGAATGAACTGTTCAGCATTGAGATAGTTCCAGACCCTGCACAGCCTAAAACAGGAAAGAACAAAGTTAAGGTCTATCTGCATGATGCAGAAGGAAGGGATCTTGAGGATGCAAAGGTTGAGCTTGAAGTTTGGAACAAGGATAAGGGCGAATTGTCAGCAGGGAAACCAAAGACAATAGAGATGGGACAGGGGGAATATATCATAAGAAATGTGATATATGACACACCGGGCAAGTATGAATTCAGGGTGAGGGTTACAAAAGATAATGACATTGACAGGGCAGTATTTGACGTGGAAGTAAAATAG